One genomic segment of Desulfocapsa sulfexigens DSM 10523 includes these proteins:
- a CDS encoding glycosyltransferase family 2 protein has product MTREHLAESIPKLSVVIPAYNEDANIAQLYVELKQVLTEMDMSWEIIFADDGSTDSSWDTITSLHEKDKRVKGVRLSRNFGHQYALFAGLSQARGKAVVSMDADLQHPPQLIPELVKKWREGHQIVHTVRIDPDGISLFKKTTSRLYYRIFSFCSGVRIEPGMADFRLLDREVLDRILQFREAGLFLRGIVQWVGYSSSTVTFQSATRFSGSSHYSIKKMLSFGWDGISSFSIIPLRFATLIGFLTSGLAFSGIVYAFYSKFISGTAIPGWASSMAILSFLLGVLFILIGLIGEYIGRILIEVMQRPRYLIWEKIGTDSHSTIGLKCTEQSEFTVEQ; this is encoded by the coding sequence ATGACACGTGAACACCTCGCTGAATCTATACCTAAACTCTCAGTTGTCATACCGGCCTACAATGAAGATGCTAATATAGCTCAGCTTTATGTAGAGCTTAAGCAGGTCCTGACTGAGATGGACATGTCCTGGGAAATCATCTTTGCCGACGATGGGAGCACAGATAGCAGTTGGGATACAATAACATCTCTCCATGAAAAGGATAAGCGGGTAAAAGGTGTTCGGTTATCCCGTAATTTTGGACATCAGTATGCACTCTTTGCCGGCTTGTCACAAGCGCGTGGGAAAGCTGTTGTTTCAATGGATGCCGACTTACAACATCCTCCTCAGTTGATCCCTGAGCTTGTCAAGAAATGGAGAGAAGGACATCAGATTGTTCACACAGTCCGCATAGATCCCGACGGTATCTCTCTTTTTAAAAAAACAACTTCCAGGCTGTATTACAGAATTTTTTCATTTTGCAGCGGTGTTAGAATCGAGCCGGGAATGGCTGATTTTCGGTTATTAGACCGTGAGGTTTTAGACCGTATACTGCAATTTCGGGAAGCAGGCCTTTTTTTACGTGGCATTGTTCAATGGGTGGGGTATTCAAGTTCCACCGTTACATTTCAATCAGCGACTCGGTTCAGTGGATCCAGTCACTATTCTATAAAAAAAATGCTGAGTTTTGGGTGGGATGGTATCAGTTCTTTTTCCATTATTCCTTTACGGTTTGCAACGCTAATTGGTTTTCTGACGAGTGGCCTCGCATTTTCTGGAATTGTTTATGCATTTTATTCCAAGTTCATCTCTGGCACGGCCATTCCTGGATGGGCTTCTTCAATGGCCATTCTTTCTTTTCTATTGGGCGTTCTCTTTATTCTTATCGGTTTAATAGGAGAATATATCGGGCGCATACTTATTGAGGTCATGCAGAGGCCTCGGTATCTTATCTGGGAGAAAATCGGAACAGACTCTCATTCAACGATTGGCTTGAAGTGTACTGAGCAGTCTGAATTTACGGTTGAACAATGA
- a CDS encoding acyltransferase family protein translates to MRIQHLEYFRAISILFIVAGHSFHPWPIDTIPEKILANVVSGGSALFVFLSGFFFHHVFYPDFHYRNFLIKKIKNVLLPYIVLTVVAFVLFVVYLDVPRRFLAQDFVTVSDGFELLFQYLITGRILTAYWYVPFIMLVFALSPIFVLYINLSKQKQICIFSVLLLLSMVVHRPSYGLSPTHSVVYFLPIYLLGITSSVNYKYILQFIHNKCLFFGSLTIALSVIQVVFYGTYGDFSKGTMLSYNGLDVVILQKICMIFFMLSVLQKIDSKEIAVLSYIASISFSIYFIHPFILHLLSYFLVEEYVRTFIPGGVVCFVKILFVISVSILFSFLFKAILGNKSRYIVGS, encoded by the coding sequence ATGAGAATACAGCATCTTGAGTATTTCAGGGCTATTTCAATATTATTTATCGTCGCTGGCCATTCTTTTCATCCCTGGCCTATTGATACGATACCAGAAAAAATTCTAGCTAATGTGGTTTCCGGGGGATCGGCTTTATTCGTCTTTCTTTCTGGATTCTTTTTTCACCATGTTTTCTATCCAGATTTTCACTATAGAAACTTTTTAATAAAAAAAATTAAAAACGTATTACTCCCCTACATAGTATTGACTGTTGTCGCTTTTGTTTTATTTGTTGTTTACCTGGATGTGCCAAGGAGGTTTCTTGCTCAAGATTTTGTTACGGTATCTGATGGCTTTGAGCTACTGTTTCAATATCTCATTACCGGCAGAATACTGACGGCTTATTGGTATGTTCCATTTATAATGCTAGTTTTTGCACTGTCACCAATATTTGTTCTGTATATAAATCTATCGAAACAAAAACAAATTTGCATTTTTTCCGTACTGCTCTTACTCTCAATGGTTGTCCATAGACCTTCATATGGACTGTCCCCGACCCACTCAGTTGTCTATTTTTTACCCATATACCTTTTAGGCATAACGTCTTCAGTTAATTATAAATATATTTTGCAATTCATCCACAATAAATGTTTGTTTTTTGGTTCTTTGACAATTGCATTATCAGTAATTCAAGTTGTTTTTTATGGTACATATGGGGATTTCTCTAAGGGAACAATGCTCTCGTACAATGGCCTGGACGTAGTGATACTTCAAAAGATATGTATGATCTTTTTTATGCTTTCAGTGCTGCAAAAAATTGATAGTAAGGAAATAGCAGTTTTGAGCTATATCGCATCCATCAGTTTTTCTATATATTTTATCCATCCTTTTATTCTTCATCTTCTGTCTTATTTTTTGGTGGAAGAGTATGTCAGAACCTTTATTCCTGGTGGTGTTGTCTGTTTTGTTAAAATACTATTTGTTATCTCTGTGAGTATTCTTTTTTCTTTTTTGTTCAAAGCCATATTAGGTAATAAGAGCAGGTATATTGTAGGCAGTTAG
- a CDS encoding ChbG/HpnK family deacetylase, whose amino-acid sequence MGRLIIHADDFGLTEKVNAGILKAHLEGILTSTSIMATASAFSEAIKICQRVPTLDTGVHLTLVGEKSILSQDVIRSLVNKEGRFHAHAMQFVQRYYCGRISLDEVYRELDAQILKVLNTGIEISHLDSHQHLHILPHILSITVELAKKYKITAIRFPFEKFSFTMLKELPLLPRIIQLLVLNTFCYLGRNMEVLRTDRFFGFLHGGNLTKDTLSKIIETFPQNGTWELMCHPGMEDPESSYGIWGYHWQEELDALLDSDITNILNRKGISLISYRDLAQGQPTPQIG is encoded by the coding sequence ATGGGCCGCCTGATTATTCATGCTGACGATTTTGGATTAACTGAGAAAGTAAACGCAGGAATCCTAAAAGCCCATCTGGAAGGGATTCTTACGTCGACATCAATAATGGCTACCGCTTCAGCGTTTTCAGAGGCTATTAAGATATGCCAGAGAGTGCCGACACTGGATACTGGGGTTCATTTGACCCTTGTGGGGGAGAAGTCGATCCTCAGTCAGGATGTGATAAGAAGTTTAGTCAACAAAGAGGGCAGATTTCATGCTCATGCTATGCAATTTGTTCAAAGATATTATTGCGGGCGGATATCGTTGGATGAGGTGTACCGCGAGCTTGACGCGCAAATTCTAAAAGTTTTGAATACCGGGATCGAGATCAGTCACCTGGACAGTCACCAACATTTGCATATACTACCCCACATCCTAAGTATCACGGTCGAACTGGCAAAAAAATACAAGATTACAGCAATACGATTTCCCTTTGAAAAATTCAGTTTTACAATGCTCAAGGAGCTACCACTGTTGCCAAGGATCATACAGTTGTTGGTTCTTAATACTTTCTGCTATTTAGGACGTAATATGGAAGTTTTGCGAACGGACCGTTTTTTTGGGTTTCTGCATGGTGGCAACTTGACTAAGGATACCTTGTCAAAAATTATTGAAACATTCCCTCAAAATGGAACTTGGGAGTTGATGTGCCATCCTGGAATGGAAGATCCAGAATCATCTTATGGCATATGGGGATACCACTGGCAGGAAGAGCTGGATGCATTGCTCGATTCAGATATTACAAATATTTTGAATCGAAAGGGAATCTCTCTTATATCTTACCGTGACTTGGCTCAGGGGCAGCCAACACCGCAGATTGGATAG